The following are encoded in a window of Arthrobacter sp. OAP107 genomic DNA:
- the dut gene encoding dUTP diphosphatase, with protein sequence MTDESTAMTSLSQQAPPTATAQPPRAEFGAPTVQVQLKMLDDGLEAPSYAHPGDAGADLRAREDVVLEPGERRLVPTGVAIALPDGFVALIHPRSGLATKHGLTVVNAPGTVDAGYRGEIAVTLLNTDREQAIELRRGDRIAQMVIQRVEHAQFVAVGELNDSVRGAGGFGSTGGFAVPGT encoded by the coding sequence GTGACTGACGAATCTACGGCCATGACATCCCTCTCCCAGCAAGCCCCCCCGACTGCCACTGCGCAGCCGCCCAGGGCGGAGTTCGGAGCACCCACCGTACAGGTGCAGCTGAAAATGCTCGACGACGGCCTGGAAGCGCCGTCGTACGCCCACCCCGGTGATGCCGGGGCGGACCTGCGCGCCCGCGAGGACGTGGTGCTCGAGCCGGGCGAGCGCAGGCTCGTCCCTACAGGTGTAGCCATCGCCCTGCCGGACGGTTTTGTAGCCCTCATCCACCCCCGTTCAGGCCTCGCCACCAAACACGGGCTCACTGTGGTGAACGCCCCCGGAACCGTCGACGCCGGATACCGCGGGGAGATCGCGGTGACGCTGCTCAACACCGACCGCGAGCAGGCCATTGAACTGCGGCGCGGCGATAGAATTGCACAGATGGTGATCCAGCGCGTGGAGCACGCGCAGTTCGTCGCCGTGGGGGAGCTGAACGACTCTGTCCGCGGTGCGGGCGGGTTCGGCTCCACGGGCGGGTTTGCCGTTCCGGGCACGTAA
- a CDS encoding TrkA family potassium uptake protein has product MKVVIVGAGSVGSSIARELLAHKHEILLIDLKPEVIGRSGLRGAHWLVGDACELSTLQDAKLEDADVVVSATGDDKVNLVVSLLAKTEFGIGRTVGRVNNPKNDWMFNDSWGVDVAVNTPQLMTALVEEAVEIGDLVRLLTLQTGVSSIVEFTVPHDSHAIGLTVGAIDWPEDSTLVAILRDQAPITPSRDDVIDGGDELFFVTTIAAEDQLRELLSPSSGEGQASAERQASGEGQPSGVGQPSDGQQESGSPAQGGAAAVGAPAAADQLARTDQVDDDGFDG; this is encoded by the coding sequence GTGAAAGTCGTCATTGTCGGGGCCGGAAGCGTTGGCTCCTCGATTGCCCGCGAGCTGCTGGCGCACAAGCACGAGATCCTGCTCATTGACCTCAAGCCCGAAGTGATCGGGCGCAGCGGCCTGCGCGGGGCGCACTGGCTGGTGGGCGACGCGTGCGAACTGAGCACCCTGCAGGACGCCAAGCTCGAGGACGCTGACGTGGTGGTTTCCGCCACCGGCGACGATAAGGTGAACCTCGTCGTCTCACTGCTGGCCAAGACCGAATTCGGGATCGGGCGCACAGTGGGGCGGGTGAACAACCCGAAGAACGACTGGATGTTCAACGACTCCTGGGGCGTGGACGTTGCGGTGAACACACCGCAGCTCATGACGGCGCTGGTGGAGGAAGCCGTGGAGATCGGCGACCTGGTGCGGCTGCTTACCCTGCAGACAGGTGTGTCCTCCATCGTCGAGTTCACTGTGCCGCATGACTCCCACGCCATCGGCCTCACGGTGGGTGCCATCGACTGGCCCGAGGACTCCACGCTGGTGGCCATCCTGCGGGACCAGGCACCGATCACACCCAGCCGGGACGACGTCATCGACGGCGGCGACGAACTGTTCTTCGTCACCACCATCGCGGCCGAAGACCAGCTGCGCGAGCTGCTGTCACCCAGTTCAGGTGAAGGGCAGGCGTCAGCTGAACGCCAGGCGTCAGGTGAGGGGCAGCCGTCAGGTGTGGGACAGCCGTCCGACGGACAGCAGGAGTCCGGCAGCCCGGCGCAGGGCGGCGCGGCCGCGGTCGGGGCGCCGGCAGCCGCAGATCAACTGGCCCGGACAGATCAGGTGGATGACGACGGCTTCGATGGCTGA
- a CDS encoding DUF3710 domain-containing protein, with product MVFGRGKKAKRQESAELEDVQPDATPDPAENAADDRRANGPFDVSEISSRDGYVDLGALLIAPREGLQLRLEVEEATQRVVAVTMDLEGSSLQLQAFAAPRSEGLWDEIREQIGQSVGGQGGQVEEIPGDYGVELVAKLPAGAPDGSQGYRVARFVGVDGPRWFLRGVFGGEAALDREAAAGLEDLFRKIVVIRGENPMPPRDLLQLRLPKDASGPVPPAAPDLQQPERGPEITQIG from the coding sequence ATGGTTTTTGGGCGGGGCAAGAAAGCCAAGAGGCAGGAATCGGCAGAACTGGAGGACGTCCAGCCGGACGCCACCCCTGATCCGGCCGAGAACGCTGCGGACGACCGCAGGGCCAACGGTCCCTTCGACGTCTCCGAGATCAGCAGCCGCGACGGCTATGTGGACCTCGGCGCCCTGCTCATCGCCCCGCGCGAAGGACTTCAGCTGCGGCTTGAAGTCGAGGAAGCAACCCAGCGCGTCGTCGCGGTGACCATGGACCTTGAGGGGTCAAGCCTCCAGCTGCAGGCGTTCGCCGCACCCCGCTCCGAAGGGCTCTGGGACGAGATCCGGGAGCAGATCGGCCAGTCTGTTGGTGGCCAGGGCGGCCAGGTCGAGGAAATCCCGGGGGACTACGGCGTCGAACTCGTGGCCAAGCTCCCGGCCGGTGCCCCGGACGGCAGCCAGGGTTACCGCGTCGCCCGCTTCGTCGGCGTCGACGGCCCCCGCTGGTTCCTCCGCGGCGTTTTCGGCGGGGAAGCAGCGCTGGACCGTGAAGCGGCCGCCGGTCTCGAAGACCTGTTCCGGAAGATCGTGGTCATCCGGGGCGAGAACCCCATGCCGCCGAGGGACCTGCTGCAGCTGCGCCTGCCCAAGGACGCTTCCGGACCCGTGCCCCCCGCAGCGCCGGACCTCCAGCAGCCCGAGCGCGGGCCGGAGATCACCCAGATTGGTTGA
- a CDS encoding DUF3093 domain-containing protein, with amino-acid sequence MPESSAAVPARNPSSPDETVVFSEKLWPGAWIWVVAVGIASAGILVFAPISLAAGFTAAAVLFAIEAVLLVLSTPSVTVTTRTLQVGRASIERSLTGGAAAYRGKEATAERGTRLNGLAYLCIRGWIDPVVRIEIADPSDPTPYWLTSTRRPEELVAALNGA; translated from the coding sequence ATGCCCGAATCAAGCGCCGCCGTCCCTGCCCGCAACCCGTCTTCACCGGACGAAACCGTCGTTTTCTCCGAAAAGCTGTGGCCTGGCGCGTGGATCTGGGTGGTCGCGGTCGGGATCGCATCAGCAGGCATCCTGGTCTTCGCCCCCATCAGCCTGGCGGCAGGCTTCACGGCAGCCGCTGTGCTGTTCGCCATCGAGGCAGTGCTGCTGGTCCTGTCCACGCCGTCGGTGACGGTGACCACGCGGACCCTGCAGGTGGGCCGGGCCAGCATCGAACGCAGCCTGACCGGCGGGGCCGCGGCGTACCGCGGCAAAGAAGCGACGGCGGAGCGCGGAACTCGACTGAACGGACTGGCCTACCTGTGCATCCGGGGATGGATTGACCCGGTGGTCAGGATCGAGATCGCCGACCCGTCGGACCCGACGCCCTACTGGCTGACCTCCACCCGCCGTCCGGAGGAACTCGTCGCTGCCCTCAACGGCGCCTAA
- the sepH gene encoding septation protein SepH, with the protein MQDLRLVGVHDDGEHLLLSGTAGAMFRLPINEALRLAASRPSARPSAGPPVPMSPRDIQAKIRSGSTAAEVAAACGMPQEKVERYEGPVLAERAYIAQQAQKVEVASPAPGHDVYRSAFGDNPATLGDMVAHRLTAHGIQSTTLEWDSWRRPDGTWTVVAKFEAAAGGHASIGEEPPAVWTFNPTRKSLQNANRWAQQLSELEPLDGPVPARRLSAVSDRPFDFETDAEAAARSGLGSPDQQKDPDGLLEMLRSRRGQRLGVDEDSDDALAMLLANGVPAAHPRAEEPPAGTGPESPADGSWPSNDSVHPDDSVHDSAEQDPEPETGENDDDAEAAAAEFTLARRRDGRPSMVSRLNLVPRHEDADDDSLKLHDGVSTNTREITIVPGRTIASTDPGPAKPEEPNSPAAHSPGPVTGRPSPANPGLDELLGRGNARRRLEGNRLEGSRLDGTRPQPGQGASRADQDRDEPERQPSRPKRSSVPSWDEIVFGTRGD; encoded by the coding sequence ATGCAGGATCTACGGCTTGTAGGCGTCCACGACGACGGGGAGCATCTCCTGTTAAGCGGTACCGCCGGCGCGATGTTCCGGCTGCCGATCAACGAGGCGCTCAGGCTGGCCGCCAGCCGGCCTTCCGCGCGCCCGTCCGCCGGCCCTCCCGTTCCCATGTCTCCCCGCGACATCCAGGCAAAGATCCGCAGCGGCTCCACCGCTGCGGAGGTTGCCGCCGCCTGCGGCATGCCGCAGGAAAAGGTGGAGCGGTACGAAGGGCCGGTCCTCGCCGAACGCGCGTACATCGCCCAGCAGGCCCAGAAGGTGGAGGTCGCTTCCCCGGCCCCGGGGCACGACGTCTACCGGTCGGCCTTCGGCGACAACCCCGCCACCCTCGGCGACATGGTGGCCCACCGGCTCACCGCCCACGGCATCCAGTCCACAACGCTGGAGTGGGACTCATGGCGCCGGCCGGATGGCACCTGGACCGTGGTGGCCAAATTTGAAGCCGCCGCCGGTGGCCACGCGAGCATCGGTGAAGAACCTCCCGCGGTGTGGACGTTCAACCCCACCCGCAAGTCCCTGCAGAACGCGAACCGTTGGGCCCAGCAACTGAGTGAGCTGGAACCGCTGGACGGGCCAGTTCCTGCCCGCCGGCTGTCCGCCGTGTCCGACAGGCCTTTCGACTTCGAGACCGACGCGGAGGCAGCAGCCCGCAGCGGCCTGGGCAGCCCAGACCAGCAGAAGGACCCGGACGGACTGTTGGAAATGCTGCGTTCACGGCGCGGCCAGCGGCTTGGCGTGGATGAGGACAGCGACGACGCCCTGGCGATGCTGCTCGCAAACGGTGTTCCGGCCGCCCACCCGCGGGCAGAGGAACCACCTGCAGGCACAGGGCCGGAATCGCCGGCCGATGGTTCCTGGCCGTCGAATGATTCCGTGCATCCCGATGACTCGGTACATGACAGTGCGGAACAGGATCCGGAGCCGGAAACCGGGGAGAACGACGACGACGCCGAGGCTGCGGCGGCAGAGTTCACCCTGGCTCGGCGGCGTGATGGCCGGCCCTCGATGGTCTCCCGTCTCAACCTGGTGCCCCGGCATGAGGATGCCGACGACGACTCGCTGAAGCTTCACGATGGCGTCAGTACCAACACGCGGGAAATCACCATCGTGCCCGGCCGCACCATCGCTTCCACCGACCCTGGTCCGGCCAAGCCCGAGGAGCCCAACTCGCCCGCGGCGCACTCTCCGGGCCCGGTTACCGGCCGCCCGTCGCCTGCCAACCCGGGCCTGGACGAACTCCTGGGCCGCGGCAATGCCCGCCGCCGCTTGGAGGGGAACCGCTTGGAGGGAAGCCGCCTGGACGGAACCCGGCCGCAGCCTGGCCAGGGGGCGTCCCGCGCCGATCAGGACCGGGACGAACCTGAACGCCAGCCGTCCCGGCCGAAGCGTTCAAGTGTTCCCAGCTGGGACGAGATCGTCTTCGGCACGCGGGGCGACTGA
- a CDS encoding DUF3159 domain-containing protein, translating to MTLPENPDSGPGREEPKPAPETPGFAGLAEDYASKAGLHRTHDGRIDVLKSAGGYQGIAESILPGLVFLIAFTATTALTPSLIAALGTAAVFTVVRLVQRRPLTQALAGVVGVGISAWLANTTGKAEDFYLPGFLTNSAYIVAMVISIAVRWPIAGLLFGFIRNEGLDWRKDPARVRAYRLGTWIIVGVLALRLLVQVPLYLMGPDGLAALATTRLIMGAPLYILGVWIAWLVTRPAATTDGQPSKPSSST from the coding sequence ATGACTTTGCCTGAGAACCCCGATTCGGGACCGGGCCGCGAAGAACCCAAGCCCGCACCCGAAACCCCGGGTTTTGCAGGGCTGGCCGAGGACTACGCGTCCAAGGCAGGGCTGCACCGCACGCACGACGGCCGCATCGACGTCCTGAAGAGCGCCGGCGGCTACCAGGGAATCGCCGAGAGCATCCTGCCCGGCCTCGTCTTCCTGATCGCCTTCACCGCCACCACCGCGCTCACGCCGTCGCTGATAGCCGCGCTGGGTACCGCAGCCGTCTTCACCGTGGTCCGGCTCGTGCAGCGCCGCCCCCTGACCCAGGCGCTGGCCGGCGTCGTCGGTGTGGGCATCTCAGCCTGGCTCGCCAATACGACGGGCAAGGCCGAGGACTTCTACCTCCCGGGATTCCTGACCAATTCCGCCTACATCGTGGCGATGGTCATCTCCATCGCCGTGCGCTGGCCGATCGCCGGCCTGCTGTTCGGATTCATCCGGAACGAAGGCCTGGACTGGCGCAAGGACCCGGCCCGAGTCCGCGCCTACCGGCTGGGCACCTGGATCATCGTCGGTGTGCTGGCGCTGCGCCTGCTGGTGCAGGTTCCCCTGTACCTGATGGGTCCGGACGGGCTGGCGGCGCTGGCCACCACCAGGCTCATCATGGGCGCACCGCTGTACATCCTCGGCGTGTGGATCGCCTGGCTCGTCACACGGCCTGCGGCAACGACCGACGGTCAGCCATCGAAGCCGTCGTCATCCACCTGA
- a CDS encoding thymidine kinase: MAELVFFSGTMDSGKSTLALQMDYNHRARGRGGVRFSRNDRAGDSRISSRLGLQAEAVEVVDTTDFWDEVVLRRTQGIRVDYLICDEAQFYSAVQVEQLARVVDEIEVDVFAFGITADFRTRLFPGSQRLIELADRVQVLQVEALCWCGRRATHNARTVDGVMVTEGAQVVVGDVDMAIDPAAGDQGSDSDYVPVVGYETLCRRHFMRRVTAHGASIIAQQDELLPFEVDACLWHGASERA; the protein is encoded by the coding sequence GTGGCTGAGCTGGTCTTTTTCTCCGGAACCATGGACTCCGGCAAGTCCACCCTTGCACTGCAGATGGACTACAACCATCGTGCCCGCGGCCGCGGCGGGGTGCGGTTCAGCCGCAACGACCGTGCCGGGGACTCCCGGATCTCCAGCCGGCTGGGGCTGCAGGCCGAGGCCGTGGAAGTGGTTGACACCACGGACTTCTGGGATGAAGTGGTGCTCCGCCGCACGCAGGGAATCCGGGTGGATTACCTCATCTGCGACGAGGCACAGTTCTATTCAGCCGTGCAGGTGGAGCAGCTGGCACGAGTGGTGGACGAGATCGAGGTGGACGTCTTTGCCTTCGGCATCACCGCGGACTTCCGGACCCGCCTCTTCCCCGGTTCGCAGCGGCTGATTGAACTCGCGGACCGGGTGCAGGTCCTCCAGGTTGAAGCGCTGTGCTGGTGTGGCCGGCGCGCCACCCACAACGCCAGGACGGTCGACGGCGTGATGGTCACCGAAGGTGCCCAGGTGGTGGTCGGTGATGTGGACATGGCCATTGATCCTGCGGCCGGTGATCAAGGCAGTGATTCAGACTATGTGCCGGTGGTGGGCTATGAGACTCTGTGCCGCAGGCACTTCATGCGCCGGGTCACCGCCCATGGCGCCAGCATCATTGCCCAGCAGGACGAGCTGCTCCCGTTCGAGGTGGACGCCTGCCTGTGGCACGGCGCTAGCGAAAGAGCTTAG
- a CDS encoding TrkA family potassium uptake protein — protein sequence MAHFVIMGCGRVGATLAHTLEDAGHSVAIIDQDDRAFRRLRSGFTGRKVTGVGFDRDTLKQAGVADAYAFAAVSSGDNSNILATRVARETFHVPHVVARIYDPGRAEIYQRLGIPTVAAVRWSADQVLRRILPEQHLAGDFRDPSGRLVLAELDLHPEWVGHPVSSIEKVADVRVAYLTRFGEGMLPAAGTSYQDGDTVHAMLRVDRTSEVAHILAKAPAKES from the coding sequence GTGGCGCACTTCGTGATCATGGGTTGTGGACGCGTTGGGGCCACCTTGGCGCATACGCTCGAGGATGCCGGCCACTCGGTGGCCATCATCGACCAGGATGACCGCGCCTTCCGCCGCCTCCGCTCGGGCTTCACCGGCCGGAAAGTCACCGGCGTCGGCTTTGACCGCGACACCCTGAAGCAGGCAGGCGTTGCGGACGCCTATGCCTTCGCAGCCGTGTCCAGCGGCGACAACTCCAACATCCTGGCCACCAGGGTGGCCCGCGAGACATTCCATGTGCCGCACGTGGTGGCCCGCATCTACGATCCCGGCCGCGCCGAGATCTACCAGCGTCTGGGCATCCCCACGGTGGCCGCGGTGCGCTGGAGCGCCGACCAGGTCCTGCGCCGCATCCTTCCCGAACAGCACCTCGCCGGGGACTTCCGCGACCCGTCCGGCCGCCTCGTGCTGGCGGAGCTGGACCTGCATCCGGAATGGGTGGGCCATCCGGTCTCCTCCATCGAAAAGGTGGCCGACGTCCGGGTGGCCTACCTGACCCGGTTCGGCGAGGGGATGCTGCCCGCCGCGGGCACCTCCTACCAGGACGGCGACACGGTGCATGCCATGCTGCGGGTGGACCGCACGTCCGAAGTCGCCCACATCCTCGCCAAAGCACCCGCCAAGGAGTCCTAA
- a CDS encoding DUF4193 domain-containing protein, whose amino-acid sequence MATDYDAPRKSEEDLSEDSIEELKTRRAEKPTAVVEEDESDLAEGYELPGADLSGEELLVRVLPAQADEFTCASCFLVRHRSQIAREKNGLLYCRDCEG is encoded by the coding sequence ATGGCGACTGATTACGATGCGCCGCGAAAGTCTGAAGAGGACCTCAGCGAGGACTCGATTGAGGAGCTCAAGACCCGCCGCGCCGAGAAACCGACGGCAGTGGTGGAGGAAGACGAGTCAGACCTCGCCGAAGGCTACGAGCTGCCCGGAGCCGACCTGTCAGGTGAGGAGCTGCTTGTTCGCGTGCTGCCCGCCCAGGCGGACGAGTTCACGTGTGCCTCGTGCTTCCTGGTCCGGCACCGCTCCCAGATCGCCCGGGAAAAGAACGGGCTGCTGTACTGCCGCGATTGTGAAGGCTAG